Within Streptomyces sp. SS1-1, the genomic segment ACGCCCGGTACAAGGACGCTCCGATCATCGATCTGATCACCAAGGTCCAGGAGGACGTGGTGAGGGAGGCGCTGGCGGGTACGGAGTACGCGGCGCTGCCGGTGATCTCGCAGGCGTCGCCGTTCTCGCGGACGTCGGAGATCCCGGCGGGCGAGGTGACGATCCGGGATCTGTCGAGTCTGTACGTGTACGACAACACGCTGGTCGCGAAGCTGTTGACGGGTGCGCAGGTGCGGGCGTACCTGGAGTTCTCGGCGGAGTACTTCGTGCAGACGGCGGCGGGTGCGCCGGTGGACGTGGAGAAGCTGACGAACGCGAACAACCGGCCGGACTACAACTACGACTATGTGTCGGGGCTGTCGTACGACATCGACATCGCGCAGCCGGCCGGGAAGCGGATCAAGAACCTGGCGTACGAGGGTGCGCCGCTGGACGACGCGCAGAAGTTCGTGTTCGCGGTGAACAACTACCGGGCCAACGGTGGCGGGGCGTTCCCGCATGTGGCGTCGGCCCAGGAGTTGTGGTCGGAGTCGACGGAGATCCGGACGCGGATCGCGGAGTGGGTGACCGCGAAGGGTGTGCTGGACCCGAAGGACTTCGCGTCGGTGGACTGGAAGCTGACCCGTGAGGGCACTCCGGTGTTCTGACGAGAGGCTCGCTAGGAGCCCCGGATCCCGTCGGTGAGTGGTGTGAGTGCCTCTGGGCGCCGCGCTCGCGGGATCCGGGGCTCTCGTTGTTCCAGGCCGAAAGTGGTGAAGGCGGTGCGGGTGGGGAGCGGGTAGGTCTCCTTGCCGGTGACGGCGTTGAGGATGGTGGCGCTGCGCCAGGCGGCGAGTCCGAGGTCGGGGGTGCCGATGCCGTGGGTGTGGAGTTCGGCGTTCTGGACGTAGACGTGGCAGCCGGAGCCGGTGACGGAGGGGTCCATGACGAGGCGGTAGGTGTCGTCGACGCGGAGGCGGTCGCGGCTGTCGCGGCGCAGGTAGGGGTCGAGGCCGGCGAGGAGGCGGTTGTGGGGGCGTTCGCGGTAGCCGGTGGCGAGGACGACGGCGTCGGTGGTGAGGCGGCTGCGGGTGTTCTGGCCGGTGTGCTCCAGGTGCAGTTCGATCTTGGTGGTGGCGAGGCGTCCGGCGGTGCGGACGGTGACGCCGGGGGTGAGGACGGTGTCGGCCAGCCGCCGTCGAGGGTGCGGCGGTAGAGCTCGTCGTGGATGGCGGCGAGGGTGTCGGCGTCGATGCCTTTGTGGAGCTGCCACTGGGAGGCGACGAGCCGGTCGCGGACGGGTTCGGCGAGGCTGTGGAAGTAGCGGGTGTAGTCGGGGGTGAAGTGTTCCAGGCCGAGTTTGGAGTACTCCATGGGGGCGAAGGACTCGGTGCGGCCGAGCCAGTGGAGCCGTTCGTGTCCGGCGGGTCGGTGGCGGAGCAGGTCGAGGAAGATCTCGGCGCCGGACTGTCCGGAGCCGACGACGGTGATGGGGTCGGCGGCGAGCAGGGTGTCGCGGTAGGTGAGGTAGTCGGCGGCGTGGACGACGGGGACGCCGGGGGCGTCGACGAGGGGTCTGAGCGTGTCTGGGACGTCGGGTTCGGTGCCGATGCCGACGACGATGTTGCGGGTGTGGGTGCGGCCGAGTTCCTCGGTGTCGTCGTCGGGGTCGCGGCGGATGTGGTCGACTTCGAAGACGTCGCGTTCGGGGTTGAAGCGGACGGCGTCGACGTGGTGGCCGAAGTGGAGTCCGGGGAGGTTCTCGGCGACCCAGCGGCAGTAGGCGTCGTATTCGGCGCGCTGGATGTGGAAGCGTTCGGCGAAGTAGAAGGGGAAGAGCCGGTCGCGGGTGCGCAGGTGGTTGAGGAACGTCCAGGGGCTGGCGGGGTCGACGAGGGTGACGAGGTCGGCGAGGAAGGGGACCTGGATGCGGGCGCCGTCGAGGAGGAGGCCGGGGGCCAGGAGAAGGCGGGGTTCTGGTCGTAGAAGACGGCGTCGACTTCGGCGAGGGGGTGGGCGAGGGCGGCGAGGGAGAGGTTGAAGGGTCCGATGCCGATGCCGACGAGGTCGCGGGGGGCGTCGGGGGCGGGGCGCGGGGCGGGGACTGCGGGGTCATTCGGGGGTGTTTCCTTCCACCAGTTTCAGGAGGGCGGCCAGGTCGTCGGGGCGGGTCCGCGGGTTGAGCAGGGTGGCTTTGAGCCAGAGGCGCCCGTCGGCGTGGGCGCGGCCGAGGACGGCCCGGCCGTCGGTGATCAGGCGGCGGCGTACGGCGGCGACGGCGGTGTCCGTGGCGTGCGCGGGCCGGAACAGGACCGTGCTGAGGGTGGGCCGGTCGTAGAGGTCGAAGCGGGGTGGTGGGCGACGAGGTCGGCGAGGTCGGTGGCGCGGTCGCAGACCTGGTCGACGAGGCGGCCGAGTCCGTCGCGGCCGAGGGTGGCGAGGGTGGCGGCGATCTTGAGGACGTCGGGCCGGCGGCTGGTGCGCAGGGAGCGGCCGAGGAGGTCGGGCAGGCCGCGTCGGTGTCGTCGTCGGCGTTGAGGTAGTCGGCGCGGTGGTGGAGTGCGGCGAGGTCGGCGGGGTCGCGGGTGGTGAGGAGTCCGGCGGCGACGGGTTGCCACCGAGTTGTGCAGGTCGAGGGTGACGGTGTGGGCGGCGTCGAGGCCGGTGAGCCGGTGGCGGTGGCGGTCGCTGAAGAGGAGGCCTGCGCCGTAGGCGGCGTCGATGTGGAGGCGGGCGCCGTGGGCGGCGCATCGGGCGGCGATCTGGGAGCGGGTCGATCAGTCCGGCGTCGGTGGTGCCGGCGGTGGCGGCGACGAGGTGGGGGCCGGGGAGCCGGTGAGGGCTTCGTCGAGGGCGGCGGGGTCGAGGACGCCGGCGGGGGCGGGGATGGTGACGGGTCGGGGAGTCCGAGCAGCCAGGCGGCGCGGGGCAGGGAGGGTGGGCGTTGGCGCCGTGCAGGAGGCGGACGCCGGTGCCCTGGGTCTCGCGGGCGAGGAGGACGGCGAGCTGGTTGGACTCGGTGCCGCCGGTGGTCATGAGGGCGGTCGGGGGTGGCGGGCGCGGGGTGGACGCGTTCCGCGAGGGCGCGGGTGACGAGGGCTTCGAGGGCGGAGGCGGCGGGGGCCTGGTCCCAGGAGTCCAGGGAGGGGTGAGTGCGCTCGCGGCGAGGTCGGCGGCGACGGCCACGGCGAGGGGCGGGCAGTGCAGGTGGGCGGCGCACAGGGGGTCGGCGGGGTCGGCGGAGCCTTCGGCGAGGGTGTGGACGAGGTGCCGGAGGGCGTCGGGGTCGCCGTGTTCGGGCAGGACGTCGGGGAGGGCGGCGCGGACGCGGGCGGTGACGGCCCGGGGGCCGCCGGGGGGCAGGGGGCCGCCGCGGGCGCGGGTGCCGGTGTCGAGCGCGGTGAGCACGGTGTCGAGCAGCGGCCGCAGGGCGTCGGGGCCTTCGGGGCCTGACGCGAGCGGTGAGGGCGTGTTCATCGTTCCTCCCGGGCGCGCTGGACGAGAAGGACCTCCAGCTTGGACCCGGTGGCGCGACGGCACCCGGAAAGCCCCTGACCGGAACCCGAAAGGGGGTATTTACGTTCGTCGAGCGCGTGTCGTACGGGGTGTCGTCCGTACGGCGCAGTAGGGGGCGCCGGCGGAACCGGCGCCCCGTTCTCGGCGTCCTAGTCGTCCTGTGTCTCGCGGACGCGCAGGGCGCGGGCGAGGTCGTCGAGCTGGTCGGCGAGCCGGCGGCGCAGGGCCGGGGCGGGGCCGGCGTCGTTCAGGCAGGTCTCGCCGAGGCGCAGGGTCTCGGGGTCGACGGCGTGTGTGGGGAAGGCGTGGCGGCCGGCGGCGTCGGCGATGGCGGGGCCGCGGCGGGCCGCGACGGCGGGCGCGTCCTGGAAGTACCGGGCGACGTACGGCCGTACCAGGTCGGCTTGTTCGGGCTGCCAGAAGCCTTGGGCCGTGGCGTTGAACAGGTAGTTGGAGAGGTCGTCGGAGCCGAACATGGTGTCCCAGGCGCGGGCCTTGGACTCCTCGCCGGGCAGGGCGGCCCGGCAGCGTGCGGCGCCTTCCTGACCGGTGGCGCTGGGGTCGCGGTCGAGTTCGGCGGCGATGGTGTCCTCGTCGACGGCGCCGAGGACGGCGAGCCGGGCGAGGACGCGCCAGCGCAGGTCGGGGTCGAGTTCGGGTCCGCCGGGGACGGTGCCGTCGGCGAGCCAGGCGGCGATGGTGTCGGGGTGGGCGGCGACGTCGATGAAGTGCCGTACGGCGATGAGGCGCAGGCCGGGGTGGTCGCCGTCCTCGGCGGCGGATGATGTCCCGGCACAGCGAGGTGAGGGTGGTGAGGGCGGCGGGCCGCTCCTCGGGCCGCAGGTACCGGTCGGTGATGTGCCCGGCGGCGAACGCGAGGACGCCCTGCACGAGTGCGAGGTCGGTCTCCTCGGGCAGGTGGGCGCCGGCGGTGGCGAGATAGTCGGAGGGGGCCAGGTCGCCGTCGCGGACCATGTCGCGCAGGCTGTTCCAGACGACGGCGCGGGTGAGTGCGTCGGGGATGCCGGACAGGGCGCGGAGGGCGGTCTCCAGGGAGGTGTCGTCGAGGCGGATCTTGGCGTAGGTCAGGTCGAGGTCGTTGGGGACGACCAGGGCCGGGCGGGTTCCGGGGCGGGGCGCCGGTTCGGTGAGGGGCACGTCGGTGTCGTACCGCTCGCGCAGGGTGAGGGTGCGTCCGTCGCTGAGGTCCCGGTCGTACACGCCGACGGTCACACGGTGGGGTCGGCTGCCGGTGCGGTCCAGGGCGAGGGTCCACTGGCCGGGGACGGCGTCGACGGAGGCGCTGAGGGTGTCGGCTCCGGTGGTGCGCAGCCAGGCGTCGGCCCAGGCGTGGACGTCGCGTTCGGTGGCGGAGGCGAGGGAGTCGATGAAGTCGGCGAGGGCGGCGTTGGCGAACTTGTGCCGGGCGAAGTGGGTGTTGATGCCGGCGAGGAAGTCCTTCTCGCCGAGCCAGGCGACGAGCTGGCGGAGCGCGGAGGCGCCCTTGGCGTAGGAGATGCCGTCGAAGTTGAGCAGGGCGGAGGCGGTGTCGTCGACGTTCTCGGGGGCGACGGGGTGGGTGGTGGGCCGCTGGTCGGCGTCGTAGCCCCAGGTCTTGCGGGCGAGGCCGAAGTCGGTCCAGGTGTCGGTGAAGCGGGTGGCTTCGGAGCAGATCTGGTAGCCCATGTACTCGGCGAAGGACTCGTTGAGCCAGATGTCGTCCCACCAGCGCAGGGTGACGAGGTCGCCGAACCACATGTGGGCCATCTCGTGGGCGATGACCATGGCGCGGGTCTGGCGTTCGGTGTCGGTGACGGCGGAGCGGTAGACGAACTCGTCGCGGAAGGTGACGAGGCCGGGGTTCTCCATGGCGCCGGCGTTGAACTCGGGGACGAACGCCTGGTCGTAGGAGTCGAAGGGGTAGGGCTCCTCGAACTTCTCGTGGAAGCGGTCGAAGCACTGCCGGGTGATCTCGAAGAGTTCCTCGGTGTCGGCGTCGAGGTAGGGGGCGAGGGAGCGGCGGCAGTGGATGCCGAAGGGCAGGCCGCGGTGCTCGGTGCGTGCGGAGTGCCAGGGGCCGGCGGCGACGGCGACGAGGTAGGTGGAGATCAGCGGGGTGGTGGCGGCGCGCCAGCGGCCGTCGCCGAGGTGTTCGGTGACGCCGTTGGCGAGGACGGTCCAGCCGTCGGGGGCGGTGACGGTCAGGTCGAAGACGGCCTTGAGGTCGGGCTGGTCGAAGGCGGCGAAGACGCGCTGGACGTCGTCGAGGAACAGCTGGGTGTAGACGTAGGTCTCGCCGTCGCTGGGGTCGGTGAAGCGGTGCATGCCCTCGCCGGTGCGGGAGTAGCGCATGGCGGCGTCGACGCGCAGTTCGTGCTCGCCTGCGGTGAGGCCCGTCAGGGGGAGGCGGTTGCCGTCCAGGGTCCCGGGGTCGAGGGGGCGGCCGTCGAGGGTGGCGGAGGTCAGCTGGGCCGGCTTGAGCTCGACGAAGGTGTCCGCGTCGGCGCGCGTGGTGAACGCGATGACGGTGTGCGAGTCGAAGGTGTCGTCCCCGGTGGTCAGATCGAGTGCGATCTCGTAGCGGTGGACGTCGAGGAGCTGGGCACGGGTCTGCGCTTCGTCGCGCGTCAGTACGGACATGAACGACATGCTGCCTGATGCCGCCGGTCAGGCACAGAGCGGGCCCGGTAAGGACGTGATGTCCGGTTCACCGGGGGCGGCGCCGGTCCCGGATCGGGGCGGCGCCGCCTCGCGGTCACTGGCCCGGCGCGGTGGTGTCCGTGGCGGGCGCGGTGCCGTTGGTCTTGTCGTCGGCGATGCGCTCGTGGTGCCGGATGACCTCGGCGATGATGAAGTTCAGGAACTTCTCGGCGAACGCGGGGTCGAGTTTGGCGTTCTCGGCGAGGGTGCGCAGCCGGGCGATCTGGCGGGCCTCGCGGTCCGGGTCGGCGGGCGGCAGCTGGTGCCGGGCCTTGAGGTGGCCGACCTGCTGGGTGCACTTGAAGCGTTCGGCGAGCATGTGGACGACGGCCGCGTCGATGTTGTCGATGCTGTCGCGCAGCCGGGCGAGTTCCTCGCGGACGGCGGGGTCGACGGCACCGGGTGACGTGTTGCTGGTCATGGGCGCCCAGCCTACGGGGCGGGCGGGTGGTCCGTCGGCCCGATCCCGGGGGCCGCGCGGGGTCGGGGATCCGGTCGCTCCAGCCGCCGGGACGGCGCGGCCCTGCTGGGCGCGGAAGCGGACCGGGGGTGTGCCGACGCGGCGGGTGAAGAGGCGGGAGAAGTAGGCGGGGTCGTCGTAGCCGACGCGGCGGGCGACGGCGGCGACGGGCAGGTCGGTGCCGGCGAGGAGTTCCTTGGCGTGGCCGAGGCGGATGCCGAGGAGGTAGTCCTTGGGGCCGCATCCGGCGGCGCGGCGGACGGCGGTGCGCAGTTCGGCGGGGGTCATGCCGTGCCGGGCCGCGTGGCCGGCGACGGTCAGCGGCAGACAGGCGTCGCGGGCGAGGGCCGTGAGGACGGGGTCGCCGTCGGGGGCGAGGTCGGCGCGGGCGCGGCGCAGGGCGACGAGGAGTTCGTGGACGGCGGCGCCGGTCTCGACCTCCAGGAGGGGGTTGTCGCGGCGGGCGGCGCGGGTCATGCGCGCGATGACGGCGCGGGGTGCCGAGGCGTCGGTGAGGGGGACGACGGGGCGGCCGGTTTCGATGTGGCCGAGTTCGGTGTAGGCGGCGGTGGCGGGCCCCGTGAAGTCGACGAAGCCCTCGTCCCAGCCGGTGCCGGGGTCGGGGGCGTAGTGGTGGGGCACGCCGGGGGTGAGCCACAGCAGGGCGGGCGCGGTGACGGGGGTGCGGCGGCCGTCGGGGGTGGCGTACCAGCCGCGGCCGGCGCTGATGACGACGGCGACGTGGTGGTCGAGGGTGCGGGGGCCGACGGTGGGCAGCCGGCCGTGCTGGAGGCCGACGCCGAGGCAGACCAGGCCGAGCCGGTGGTGGGCGGGGCCGGGGGTGAAGAACCGCATCCAGGTGCGGTACACGCGTGTCCGCCCCCTTTCCGGCGCGTGGGTCCAAGCGGTGCCGATCTTTGTCCATGGACCCGGGTGTCCGCCAGGGGTGAGGGTGGCGGCATGAGCGACTTCCGGGTGGGGGACGACTGCTTTCTGCTGGACGGGCGGCCGGTGCGGCTGCTGTCGGGCGCGCTGCACTATTTCCGGGTGCACGAGGGCCACTGGGGGCACCGGCTGGCGATGCTGCGGGCGATGGGCCTGAACTGCGTGGAGACGTACGTGCCGTGGAATCTGCACGAGCCGGAGCCGGGCCGTTTCCGGGACGTGGCGGCGCTCGGGCGGTTCCTGGACGCGGCGCGGGAGGCGGGGCTGTGGGCGATCGTGCGGCCGGGGCCGTACATCTGTGCCGAGTGGGAGAACGGAGGGCTGCCGGCGTGGCTGACGGCCGAGGCGGGGGCACGCGTGCGGACGGGTGACGAGCGGTATCTGCGGCGGGTGGCGGACTGGTTCGGGCGGCTGGCGGAGGAGGTCGTGCCCCGGCAGATCTGCCGGGGTGGCCCGGTGCTGATGGTGCAGGTGGAGAACGAGTACGGCAGTTACGGCTCGGACGCGGGGTATCTGCGGCGGCTGGCCGGCCTGTTGCGGGACGTGGGGGTGGCGGTGCCGCTGTTCACGTCCGACGGGCCGGAGGACCACATGCTGTCCGGTGGCACCCTGCCCGGGGTGCTCGCCACCGTGAACTTCGGCTCCCACGCGCGGGAGTCGTTCGAGGCGCTGCGCCGGTACCGGCCGGACGGGCCGCTGATGTGCATGGAGTTCTGGTGCGGCTGGTTCGACCACTGGGGCGGCGGGCACGCCGTGCGGGAGCCCGGGGAGGCGGCGGCGGTGCTGCGGGAGATCCTGGAGTGCGGGGCGTCGGTGAACCTGTACATGGCGCACGGCGGGACGAGTTTCGCCGGCTGGGCGGGCGCCAACCGGGGCGGCGCGCTGCACGACGGCCCGCTGGAGCCGGACGTGACGTCGTACGACTACGACGCGCCCGTGGACGAAGTGGGCCGGCCGACGCCGAAGTTCTGGGCGTTCCGTGAGGTCCTCGCCGGGTACGCGGACGGCCCGCTGCCCGAACCGCCGCCCGCGCCGCCGGTGTTGGGTGCGGCGGCCGGGACGGAGTGGGCGGGCTGGGCGTCTCTCGCGGACGTCATGGAGGTGCTGGGCGGTCCGGAGGTGCGGGCGCCGGTGCCGCCGTCGTTCGAGGAGCTGGGCGTCGAGCGGGGCCTGGTGCGGTACGCGCTGGACGTGCCGGGGCCGAGGCGGCCGTATCCGCTGTCGGTGCGCGGGCTGCGGGACCTGGCCGTGGTGTCCGTCGACGGGGTGCGGGCCGGGGTGCTGACCGGTGAGGACGCGGTCCTGGAGGTGCCTGTCGCGGGGCACGCGCGCGTGGAGCTGTGGGTGGAGTCGCTGGGCCGGGTGAACTACGGGCCGCGGCTGGGCGAGGCCAAGGGGATCACCGGGGGCGTCCTGCACGAACGGCAGTATCTGCACGGCGTCCGCGCGCGGGGGCTGCGGCTGGAGGCGCTGGACGCCTGCGGGGCGGTGCGGGAGGTGGCGTCGGGCGGTGTGCCCGGGGACGGTGCCCCGGGGCTGTACCGGGGCACCGTCGTGGTGCGGGGCGCCGGTGACGCCCGGCTGGAACTGCCCGGGTGGACCCGCGGGTTCGTGTGGGTCGGCGGCTTCTGCCTGGGCCGCTACTGGTCAGCGGGCCCTCAGAGCGCGCTGTACGTGCCCGGGCCGGTCCTGCGGGAGGGCCGCAACGACGTGTGGCTGCTGGAGCTGGAGGGTGCGGACCCCGCCGCTCCCGGCCCGCTCCTGCGGCCCTGGTGAGAGGCGCCGGCCTACAGGGCGTTCGCCGCGCGGGCGATGTCCTTGGCGAAGTGGCTGACCTCCGTGTAGACGCCGGGGACGCCCGTGCGGGCGCAGCCGTCGCCCCAGCTGACGATGCCGACCTGGATCCACTTGCCGGCGTCGTCCTTGCGGAACATGGGGCCGCCGGAGTCGCCCTGGCAGGTGTCGATGCCGCCGGACTGCCATCCGGCGCACAGTTCCTCCTTCGACACCAGCCGGTTGCCGTAGTGGCGCTTGCAGGTACGGTCCGCGACGAAGGGGACGGTGGCCTTGCGGAGCTTGGTCGTGCCCGTGCCGGCCCCCTCCCGGGTGTCGCCCCAGCCGGCGATGGTGAACATGCCGCGGTTGTAGCGGTCCGTGGTGGCGATCTTCAGCGTCGGCTTGTCGATGGGCCGGGCCAGCTTGATCAGCGCCCAGTCCTTGCCGGTGCCGTCGTAGCCGGGGGCCACCTTGACCTTGGTGGACTTGACCTTGATCGCGGCGGAGGAGGTCAGGTCGTTGACGCCGGCGGTGACGGTGATGCCGGTGTTCGGGCCGGAGCGGTCCATGCAGTGGGCGGCGGTGAGGACGACGTCCTTCTTGTAGAGCGCCCCGCCGCAGCCCATGGAGAGGTGGACCATGAACGGGAACTCGTTCTGCGTGGCGGTCGTTCCCCCGACGACGCGGGTGGAACGGGAATCGGCGTGCGCGGTGAGGGGCTGCAGCGAGGCGACCGCGAGCGCGACGGCGCCCACCGCCGCGGCTCGGGTGGCCAGGGATATGCCGGTTCTTCTCGGCGGGCTCTGGGTCAACATACGTCCTTTCATGGCGTGTTGAGCGGCCCGCAGTATGAAGATCGGCCGGGTGGTGTGGCAAGGACGGATCTCACGCGGCGGCCGTGGAACCGCGGCGGGGAAATCTCCCTCACCTCCCCGTAGAGTGGAATGGGGTTCGAGGCGTCCCTGGGGGTGCGGCGTGGCGAACGGCGGACCGGTCGAGCACGGCTTTCCGCATCTGGAGACGGTGCGGGCGTCGATCACCGCGCTGTACCGGCGTCTGTCCTACGACACCGTGCGGACCTTCGCGGCCAGCGTGGCGCCCGCCGACGTGGCGTTCGGCGACGTCGACGATCTGCATCTGGGGGCGCAGCGG encodes:
- a CDS encoding chorismate mutase: MTSNTSPGAVDPAVREELARLRDSIDNIDAAVVHMLAERFKCTQQVGHLKARHQLPPADPDREARQIARLRTLAENAKLDPAFAEKFLNFIIAEVIRHHERIADDKTNGTAPATDTTAPGQ
- a CDS encoding glycoside hydrolase family 35 protein, which translates into the protein MSDFRVGDDCFLLDGRPVRLLSGALHYFRVHEGHWGHRLAMLRAMGLNCVETYVPWNLHEPEPGRFRDVAALGRFLDAAREAGLWAIVRPGPYICAEWENGGLPAWLTAEAGARVRTGDERYLRRVADWFGRLAEEVVPRQICRGGPVLMVQVENEYGSYGSDAGYLRRLAGLLRDVGVAVPLFTSDGPEDHMLSGGTLPGVLATVNFGSHARESFEALRRYRPDGPLMCMEFWCGWFDHWGGGHAVREPGEAAAVLREILECGASVNLYMAHGGTSFAGWAGANRGGALHDGPLEPDVTSYDYDAPVDEVGRPTPKFWAFREVLAGYADGPLPEPPPAPPVLGAAAGTEWAGWASLADVMEVLGGPEVRAPVPPSFEELGVERGLVRYALDVPGPRRPYPLSVRGLRDLAVVSVDGVRAGVLTGEDAVLEVPVAGHARVELWVESLGRVNYGPRLGEAKGITGGVLHERQYLHGVRARGLRLEALDACGAVREVASGGVPGDGAPGLYRGTVVVRGAGDARLELPGWTRGFVWVGGFCLGRYWSAGPQSALYVPGPVLREGRNDVWLLELEGADPAAPGPLLRPW
- a CDS encoding S1 family peptidase translates to MLTQSPPRRTGISLATRAAAVGAVALAVASLQPLTAHADSRSTRVVGGTTATQNEFPFMVHLSMGCGGALYKKDVVLTAAHCMDRSGPNTGITVTAGVNDLTSSAAIKVKSTKVKVAPGYDGTGKDWALIKLARPIDKPTLKIATTDRYNRGMFTIAGWGDTREGAGTGTTKLRKATVPFVADRTCKRHYGNRLVSKEELCAGWQSGGIDTCQGDSGGPMFRKDDAGKWIQVGIVSWGDGCARTGVPGVYTEVSHFAKDIARAANAL